GCGTTCCGCGAGCAGTTCGTCGCCCCCATGCTGGAGGACGACGTGGCGCGGGAACTGACCGCGGTTCGAGAGGAGAACCTCTACCCGGGCGGGACGGCCGAACAGGGACCGACGATCAACCTCTTCCAGACCGAGATGCTCGCCCAACAGCAGTATCCCGAGGAGTTCGGCGAGTTCCCCGGACTGGGTGAAACGCCCGAGGAGGAGGAGCAACTGTTCGACCGCGAGCGAGTTGCGGGCATCATCAACGGAGAGATACAGGCGTGACTGACGACACCGGCGGCGCAAACACAACCGAAACGCCGACGCGCAGTGACTTCGGCGAGAGTACCGAGGGGGAGAGCGGGAGAAGCGGACGAACCCGACGGGATTCCCGCGAGCGAAGCGAGCGGGAAGTCGTCAGGCGCAGAGCGACGTCGACGAAGTCACCGAGAACGTCGCCCCGTTTCTGGGTAACCTCGTCTTCCGGCGGACGGACGACTGGCACGACTACCGGTACTACACGCTGTACGATGCGTTCGAGAAGGTCGCCGAGGTAGTCCGGGAACGCGAGCGTTTCGAGGCGATTCGGTCGCTCCACGACGAACTGGTCGGGGGAAGTGGAGTCGAGGCTGCCGGCACCCGGCGACCGACCGACCGCCGCCCTGCTGTTCGCGGGCGACGAACCGGAGGATTTCGCGCCGTATCGAGTCTCCGGAGAGGGCGCGAACAAGGAGCACTTCCGCACGCTCGGGATTTCGGACGCCTTCGAGGGAACCGGCGTAGAGGGCTACTCGGGGTCGGAAGCGGTCGACTACGAGACGCTGTTGGAGGTCGACCCGGATTCGCTCCTGCTCCGATACCACGGCAACAAGACGCGCGCGGAGTTCGAGACGACGACCGTCTCGTACGTGGGGGAACACGAGTTGGGGAGTCGGCTGTCGGCCGTCCGGAACGGGATGATGTTCCGCGGGAGCCCCATCTACTGCGGCCCCCTGCACAACCTCTTCATGATCGAGCGGTACGCGACGGGACTGTTCCCGGAGACGTTCACGGAAGACCGCCTGTTCGACCGACAGCGACTCGCGGACATCGTCACCGGAGGTGACCAGTCGTGAGCGAATGAGACCAGCGGACCCGAACGGAGTCGGCGGTGGTCCCCGGGGCGACTCCGAGAGAGACGGAGCGGCGGACCGGGAGGACCGAGGATGACACGACGCGGGCGGACGCGACCGACGAGGCGCGGGTGCGTCAAGTACGGCGGTGGACCGTCTGGATTGTCGGATTCGCCCCGCGGCGATAGCTGCAGAACTCCTGCTCGAATCTGCACGAGGGCATCGATGAGTCTCTCGGTCGGAAGCCGTCGAAAACGGATACGACAGTTCGGTGGCGTCGTCGACGAAAGCGGTGCTCTCACAGCAACTCGAAGGTCTCGGCGAGACCGATAGTCGCCCCCCAGAGCGTACGACCCGCCTGCGTCGTCCGATTCGACGCACGCTCGTGCGCCTCGCGGACGAAGAATGCGGACAGTTTATCTGTCTACGAACAGACACCACAAGCGTCGTAATGACAACTTTACAATATGATTGAGCGTACCCTCCACCGATGTCCTCGAAGCTGAATCGCAGTCGGTCGTCGCTGGTCCCGTGGGCCGTCGTCGCGGCTGTCGTCCTGTCGTCCGTCCTCTTCCCGGTCGTCGCGGCGCCGGCCGACGCCGCGGGTGCCCATCTCGGAGTCACGGGCGTCGAGGTGCGGCCGACGTCGCCCGCACCGGGTCAACAGACGGAGTTCGAGGTGTCGATTCGTAACGGGCCGAACAGCGCGAGCGCCGTCGAGCTATCCGACGTCTACGTCAGGGCGGTGGGAAGCACGGACGACGTCGCTCGGATCGAAGACGCGGGGACGCTGCCCGTCGGCGGGAACGTCACCGTTCCGCTGTCCGCGTCCTTCGCCGAACCGGGAGCGAAGAACCTCCGCGTCACCGTCGTCGGCAGACAGAGCGACGGGTCGGTCGTCCGAGCCAGATACCCGGTGACCGTCGAGGTCGAGGAACCGAATCGGCCCCAGTTGGAGCTCTCGGCCGAGGAAGCGGTTTCGGGGTCGAGGCGGCCGGTCAACGTCACCGTCGCGAACGGACTGGAGCGCGACATCCGTCAGCTCCGGGTCGAGACGGCCTCCGATCGGGTCAACTTCAGCGTAAACGAGCGCGTGCGGGCTCGGCTCCGCGCCGGGAACACGACAACGTTCACGTTCCCCGCCCGCATCTCCGAGCCCGGGGCGTACCCGGTCGACCTCACGCTGCACTACGTCGATAACGGCGTCGAGCGGAGCGTCTCGCGCACGTACGAGGCGAACTTCGACGCGCCGACGAACCCCGGTGAACTCGTGTTGACCGACGTGCAGGCGACCCAGCGCGGCGGGACGCTGGAGCTCTCCGCGACGGCGGGGAACGTCGGTTCGAGCACCGTCGAGGGCGTCGTCGTCTCGGTTCCGGAGGCGTCGGGCGTCGAAGGGAGCCGGTACTTCGTCGGGAGCGTCGAGCAGAGCGACTTCTCGTCGTTCACGCTCACCTCGAACGTCGAGGGGAACGTCTCGTCGGTCCCGGTCGAGGTGACCTACTCGGTCGGCGGCGTCGAGCGGTCGTTCACCGACAGCGTCGAGGTCGACCGCCGAGTCGTGAGACGACAGTCCCCGCAGCAGGGCGGACTGCCGTTGGTGCCCATCGGCGGAGCGGTCCTCGTACTGGTGCTCGCTGCGGGCGCCTTCGTCTGGTGGAGATGACGTCAGATGGGCTCGGACACTACCGCCGATGACGAGGCGGACCGAACGGGAGCGAACGAGGGCCGCGACGGCGACGGTGATTCGCGGACCCCGGAGGGCGCCGGACGAGACCCGGTCGTCCACGGCGAAGGCGTGCTCAAGGAGTACGAGACGGGGAGCGAGACCGTTCGGGCGCTGAAGGGCATCGACTTCGACGTCCGTCCGTCGGATTCGGTGGCCATCGTCGGCCCCTCCGGGAGCGGGAAGTCGACGCTCTTGAACCTCCTCGGACTCCTCGACGTTCCGACCGAGGGGACGGTTCGGCTTCGCGGCGACGACGTCTCGACGTTCTCGGACGGCGAGCGGACCGGCAGACGGAAACGGACCATCGGGTTCATCTTCCAGAGCTTCCACCTGATTCCGACGCTGACCGCGCTGGAGAACGTGGAGATGCCGCGGATGCTCGACCGGACGCCGACGACGACGCGGGAGCGCGCGACCGCGCTGCTGCGGAGAGTCGGTCTCGGCGACCGGTTGGACCACTACCCGGACGAGCTATCGGGCGGGCAGAAACAGCGCGTCGCCATCGCGCGGGCGCTTATCAACGACCCGGCGATTCTGCTGGCGGACGAACCGACCGGGAACCTCGACCGGGACACCGGCGACCGGATTCTCGCGCTGTTCGACGACCTCCGCGCGGAGGAGGACGTGGCGGTCGTCACGGTCACGCACGACGAGTACGTCGCCGAGGCGGCCGACCGAGTGGTCAATCTCGTCGACGGCGAGATTCAGCGCGAGACGGCGTCCGGGGAGACAGCGGGGACCGACCCGTGAGGGGAGCGAAGCGACGCGCGACGCACAGCCCTCCGGAGGCCGCGAGGGTTCGAACGGAGAACGTCGCGGTCCGGGAGGGGCGGCCGTGAGTCGTCGACAGCGGATGCTCGCGCGGGTTCCGACGCTCGTGCTGGCGCGGCGAAACCTCTCCCGGGCGACCGCCCGGTCCGTCCTCGCCGTCCTCGCCGTCGTCATCGGCGTCGTCGCCATCGGAACCATCGGCGTCGGCGGCGAGGCGTTCAAGCAGGACCAGTCGGCGGCGTACGAGGGGTTCGGCGGGACTGCGACCGTCACCCCGGTCTACTATCCGGACAGCGAGGGACCGGTAGACCAGAGCCTCTCGGCCCAAGAGATCGACAGGATGCGTCAGGCGACGGCCGGTGCGACGGTCCTGCCGGTCGTCCAGCGGTGGGACGCGCTCGTTCGGACCGAATCGGGCGACACCGTTCCGACGGCGCAGCTCAAAGGCCTCGGGACGCCCGGAGCGTTCTACGACGTGCGAGCGGGGACGATTCCGGAGAACTGGCGGCGGAGCGCGGTCGTCGGCTCGCGGGTCGCCGACACCAACGATATCGAGCCGGGCGACCAGGTGACCGTCGCGGTGAACGGAAGCTTCGACCGCTCGTTCCGGGTCGCGGCGGTGCTCGAAGCGCAGGGGTTCGCCGACCCGCTACAGGCGGACCGGTCGATATTCCTGCCGCTCGGGCAGTTCGATCAGTCCGCGTACGACAGCGCCATCGTCAGCGTCGACGCGCGGACGGCCTCGATAGACCGGGCCGCGGCGAGCATCGAATCGGAGTTCAACACGCGGCGACGAACCGTGAACGTCCAGAAGGCCCGAGAGCAACGCGAGCAGTTCGAGCAGTTGTTCGAGACGATCAACCAGTTCCTCATCGGCGTCGGGGGCATCTCGCTCGTCGTC
This Halogeometricum sp. S3BR5-2 DNA region includes the following protein-coding sequences:
- a CDS encoding ABC transporter permease; translated protein: MSRRQRMLARVPTLVLARRNLSRATARSVLAVLAVVIGVVAIGTIGVGGEAFKQDQSAAYEGFGGTATVTPVYYPDSEGPVDQSLSAQEIDRMRQATAGATVLPVVQRWDALVRTESGDTVPTAQLKGLGTPGAFYDVRAGTIPENWRRSAVVGSRVADTNDIEPGDQVTVAVNGSFDRSFRVAAVLEAQGFADPLQADRSIFLPLGQFDQSAYDSAIVSVDARTASIDRAAASIESEFNTRRRTVNVQKAREQREQFEQLFETINQFLIGVGGISLVVAAVTIANTMLMSAIERETEIGVMRAVGYPKRAVVSLLVAEAGILGVIGAAIGVPLAFAIGAGLNQFLLGDPWAFTATGVRYIALGAVFGVVTSVLAGLYPGWKAASKRPLEALE
- a CDS encoding COG1361 S-layer family protein translates to MSSKLNRSRSSLVPWAVVAAVVLSSVLFPVVAAPADAAGAHLGVTGVEVRPTSPAPGQQTEFEVSIRNGPNSASAVELSDVYVRAVGSTDDVARIEDAGTLPVGGNVTVPLSASFAEPGAKNLRVTVVGRQSDGSVVRARYPVTVEVEEPNRPQLELSAEEAVSGSRRPVNVTVANGLERDIRQLRVETASDRVNFSVNERVRARLRAGNTTTFTFPARISEPGAYPVDLTLHYVDNGVERSVSRTYEANFDAPTNPGELVLTDVQATQRGGTLELSATAGNVGSSTVEGVVVSVPEASGVEGSRYFVGSVEQSDFSSFTLTSNVEGNVSSVPVEVTYSVGGVERSFTDSVEVDRRVVRRQSPQQGGLPLVPIGGAVLVLVLAAGAFVWWR
- a CDS encoding ABC transporter ATP-binding protein: MGSDTTADDEADRTGANEGRDGDGDSRTPEGAGRDPVVHGEGVLKEYETGSETVRALKGIDFDVRPSDSVAIVGPSGSGKSTLLNLLGLLDVPTEGTVRLRGDDVSTFSDGERTGRRKRTIGFIFQSFHLIPTLTALENVEMPRMLDRTPTTTRERATALLRRVGLGDRLDHYPDELSGGQKQRVAIARALINDPAILLADEPTGNLDRDTGDRILALFDDLRAEEDVAVVTVTHDEYVAEAADRVVNLVDGEIQRETASGETAGTDP